In Lonchura striata isolate bLonStr1 chromosome 14, bLonStr1.mat, whole genome shotgun sequence, one genomic interval encodes:
- the ACSL4 gene encoding long-chain-fatty-acid--CoA ligase 4 isoform X2 yields the protein MAKRLKAKPISDKPGSPYRSVTHLDSLANINIPGADTLDKLFDHALAKFGKKDCLGTREILSEENEMQPNGKVFKKLILGTYRWLSYEEVNEKITRLGNGLTALGLTPKSTVVIFCETRAEWMIVALTCFKYNFPLVTLYATLGEEAVTYGLNECGASYLVTSVELLESKLKTALPQVSCLKRIIYVDKKTVNKSEYPENVEIHSMQAVEELGAKPENSSILPSRPVPTDLALVMYTSGSTGRPKGVMMMHKNLIAGMTGQCERIPGLGPKDTYIGYLPLAHVLELTAEVSCITYGCRIGYSSPLTLSDQSSKIKKGSKGDCTVLKPTLMAAVPEIMDRIYKNVMSKVQEMNYIQRTLFKIGYDYKLEQIKRGYDAPLCNILLFKKVKALLGGNVRMMLSGGAPLSPQTQRFMNICFCCPVGQGYGLTETCGAGTITEVADYSTGRVGAPLICCEIKLRDWQEGGYTNKDKPNPRGEIIIGGPNVSMGYFKNEEKTTEEFSVDENGQRWFCTGDIGEFHPDGCLQIIDRKKDLVKLQAGEYVSLGKVEAALKNCPLIDNICAYAKSDQSYVISFVVPNQKKLTALAEQKGISGSWVDICNNPTMEAEILQEIKEVANKMKLERFEIPIKVRLSPEPWTPETGLVTDAFKLKRKELKNHYLNDIERMYGGK from the exons ATGGCAAAGCGGTTAAAAGCTAAACCCATCTCGGACAAGCCAGGGAGCCCCTACCGCTCTGTCACTCACCTGGACTCACTAGCAAACATAAACATCCCTGGAGCAGACACACTGGACAAGCTCTTTGACCATGCTTTAGCAAAGTTTGGGAAGAAGGACTGTCTTGGAACCAGGGAAATTCTGagtgaagaaaatgaaatgcaacCAAATGGAAAAGTATTCAAGAAG tTAATTCTAGGAACTTACAGATGGCTATCCTATGAAGAAGTAAACGAGAAAATTACTCGCCTGGGGAATGGACTGACTGCCCTGGGACTAACCCCGAAAAGCACAGTGGTCATCTTCTGTGAAACCCGAGCTGAGTGGATGATTGTAGCTCTCACCTGCTTCAAGTACAACTTCCCTC TTGTCACTCTCTATGCCACGCTGGGGGAAGAGGCAGTGACCTATGGTCTCAACGAGTGTGGAGCATCATATCTGGTCACGAGTGTGGAACTCCTTGAGAGCAAACTTAAG ACTGCACTGCCACAAGTCTCCTGTCTGAAACGTATCATTTATGTGGACAAGAAGACTGTCAATAAATCAGAATACCCTGAAAATGTGGAGATTCATAGCATGCAGGCAGTAGAAGAGCTGGGAGCTAAACCAGAAAACT CAAGCATTCTGCCAAGCAGACCTGTTCCTACAGACTTGGCTTTAGTAATGTACACCAGTGGCTCTACTGGGAGACCCAAAGGAGTGATGATGATGCATAAAAACTTAATAGCTGGAATGACAGGACAGTGTGAGAGAATACCTGGATTGGG accCAAGGACACTTATATTGGTTATTTGCCTCTGGCCCATGTGTTAGAACTGACAGCAGAAGTTTCCTGCATCACTTACGGCTGCAGGATCGGTTACTCCTCTCCTCTCACTCTCTCAGATCAG TCAAGTAAAATTAAGAAGGGAAGCAAAGGAGACTGTACTGTACTTAAGCCTACACTGATGGCAGCTGTGCCT GAAATAATGGACAGAATTTACAAAAATGTCATGAGTAAAGTTCAAGAGATGAACTATATACAGAGAACTCTGTTCAAGATAGGCTATGACTACAAATTGGAGCAGATCAAGAGGGGATATGATGCACCTCTGTGTAACAT acttttgtttaaaaaagtaAAGGCCCTGCTGGGAGGGAATGTCCGAATGATGCTTTCTGGAGGAGCACCACTCTCGCCTCAAACACAAAGATTCATGAACATCTGTTTCTGCTGTCCTGTTGGTCAAGGCTATGGACTGACAGAAACATGTGGAGCTGGAACCATTACAGAAG TTGCTGATTATAGCACTGGCAGAGTTGGAGCTCCTCTTATTTGTTGTGAAATAAAACTAAGAGACTGGCAAGAAG GAGGCTATACTAATAAAGACAAGCCTAATCCTAGAGGAGAAATTATAATTGGTGGACCCAACGTCTCCAtgggatattttaaaaatgaagagaaGACAACAGAAGAGTTTTCTGTTGATGAGAATGGCCAGAGATGGTTCTGTACAGGAGATATTGGGGAATTTCATCCAGATGGGTGTCTGCAGATCATAG ATCGTAAGAAGGACTTGGTAAAGCTACAAGCAGGAGAATATGTATCTCTGGGCAAAGTTGAGGCAGCACTGAAGAACTGCCCATTGATTGACAATATCTGTGCTTATGCCAAAAG TGACCAGTCCTACGTGATCAGTTTTGTGGTCCCTAACCAGAAGAAGCTGACAGCACTGGCTGAGCAGAAAGGCATCAGTGGAAGCTGGGTGGACATTTGTAACAATCCTACAATGGAAGCAGAAATACTGCAAGAGATTAAAGAAGTGGCAAACAAGA TGAAATTAGAAAGGTTTGAAATCCCCATCAAGGTGCGGTTAAGCCCTGAGCCCTGGACCCCCGAGACTGGGCTGGTAACAGATGCTTTCAAGCTGAAAAGGAAAGAACTGAAAAACCATTACCTCAACGACATTGAGAGAATGTATGGAGGCAAAtaa
- the ACSL4 gene encoding long-chain-fatty-acid--CoA ligase 4 isoform X1, which yields MKFRLEMCAILLLPVYLLIWLYSMLVFIPWYFLTNAKKKKAMAKRLKAKPISDKPGSPYRSVTHLDSLANINIPGADTLDKLFDHALAKFGKKDCLGTREILSEENEMQPNGKVFKKLILGTYRWLSYEEVNEKITRLGNGLTALGLTPKSTVVIFCETRAEWMIVALTCFKYNFPLVTLYATLGEEAVTYGLNECGASYLVTSVELLESKLKTALPQVSCLKRIIYVDKKTVNKSEYPENVEIHSMQAVEELGAKPENSSILPSRPVPTDLALVMYTSGSTGRPKGVMMMHKNLIAGMTGQCERIPGLGPKDTYIGYLPLAHVLELTAEVSCITYGCRIGYSSPLTLSDQSSKIKKGSKGDCTVLKPTLMAAVPEIMDRIYKNVMSKVQEMNYIQRTLFKIGYDYKLEQIKRGYDAPLCNILLFKKVKALLGGNVRMMLSGGAPLSPQTQRFMNICFCCPVGQGYGLTETCGAGTITEVADYSTGRVGAPLICCEIKLRDWQEGGYTNKDKPNPRGEIIIGGPNVSMGYFKNEEKTTEEFSVDENGQRWFCTGDIGEFHPDGCLQIIDRKKDLVKLQAGEYVSLGKVEAALKNCPLIDNICAYAKSDQSYVISFVVPNQKKLTALAEQKGISGSWVDICNNPTMEAEILQEIKEVANKMKLERFEIPIKVRLSPEPWTPETGLVTDAFKLKRKELKNHYLNDIERMYGGK from the exons ATGAAATTTAGGCTAGAAATGTGTGCCATTCTCTTGCTGCCTGTGTACTTGTTAATCTGGTTGTACAGTATGCTGGTATTTATTCCCTGGTATTTTCTTACCAATGCCAAGAAGAAAAAGGCTATGGCAAAGCGGTTAAAAGCTAAACCCATCTCGGACAAGCCAGGGAGCCCCTACCGCTCTGTCACTCACCTGGACTCACTAGCAAACATAAACATCCCTGGAGCAGACACACTGGACAAGCTCTTTGACCATGCTTTAGCAAAGTTTGGGAAGAAGGACTGTCTTGGAACCAGGGAAATTCTGagtgaagaaaatgaaatgcaacCAAATGGAAAAGTATTCAAGAAG tTAATTCTAGGAACTTACAGATGGCTATCCTATGAAGAAGTAAACGAGAAAATTACTCGCCTGGGGAATGGACTGACTGCCCTGGGACTAACCCCGAAAAGCACAGTGGTCATCTTCTGTGAAACCCGAGCTGAGTGGATGATTGTAGCTCTCACCTGCTTCAAGTACAACTTCCCTC TTGTCACTCTCTATGCCACGCTGGGGGAAGAGGCAGTGACCTATGGTCTCAACGAGTGTGGAGCATCATATCTGGTCACGAGTGTGGAACTCCTTGAGAGCAAACTTAAG ACTGCACTGCCACAAGTCTCCTGTCTGAAACGTATCATTTATGTGGACAAGAAGACTGTCAATAAATCAGAATACCCTGAAAATGTGGAGATTCATAGCATGCAGGCAGTAGAAGAGCTGGGAGCTAAACCAGAAAACT CAAGCATTCTGCCAAGCAGACCTGTTCCTACAGACTTGGCTTTAGTAATGTACACCAGTGGCTCTACTGGGAGACCCAAAGGAGTGATGATGATGCATAAAAACTTAATAGCTGGAATGACAGGACAGTGTGAGAGAATACCTGGATTGGG accCAAGGACACTTATATTGGTTATTTGCCTCTGGCCCATGTGTTAGAACTGACAGCAGAAGTTTCCTGCATCACTTACGGCTGCAGGATCGGTTACTCCTCTCCTCTCACTCTCTCAGATCAG TCAAGTAAAATTAAGAAGGGAAGCAAAGGAGACTGTACTGTACTTAAGCCTACACTGATGGCAGCTGTGCCT GAAATAATGGACAGAATTTACAAAAATGTCATGAGTAAAGTTCAAGAGATGAACTATATACAGAGAACTCTGTTCAAGATAGGCTATGACTACAAATTGGAGCAGATCAAGAGGGGATATGATGCACCTCTGTGTAACAT acttttgtttaaaaaagtaAAGGCCCTGCTGGGAGGGAATGTCCGAATGATGCTTTCTGGAGGAGCACCACTCTCGCCTCAAACACAAAGATTCATGAACATCTGTTTCTGCTGTCCTGTTGGTCAAGGCTATGGACTGACAGAAACATGTGGAGCTGGAACCATTACAGAAG TTGCTGATTATAGCACTGGCAGAGTTGGAGCTCCTCTTATTTGTTGTGAAATAAAACTAAGAGACTGGCAAGAAG GAGGCTATACTAATAAAGACAAGCCTAATCCTAGAGGAGAAATTATAATTGGTGGACCCAACGTCTCCAtgggatattttaaaaatgaagagaaGACAACAGAAGAGTTTTCTGTTGATGAGAATGGCCAGAGATGGTTCTGTACAGGAGATATTGGGGAATTTCATCCAGATGGGTGTCTGCAGATCATAG ATCGTAAGAAGGACTTGGTAAAGCTACAAGCAGGAGAATATGTATCTCTGGGCAAAGTTGAGGCAGCACTGAAGAACTGCCCATTGATTGACAATATCTGTGCTTATGCCAAAAG TGACCAGTCCTACGTGATCAGTTTTGTGGTCCCTAACCAGAAGAAGCTGACAGCACTGGCTGAGCAGAAAGGCATCAGTGGAAGCTGGGTGGACATTTGTAACAATCCTACAATGGAAGCAGAAATACTGCAAGAGATTAAAGAAGTGGCAAACAAGA TGAAATTAGAAAGGTTTGAAATCCCCATCAAGGTGCGGTTAAGCCCTGAGCCCTGGACCCCCGAGACTGGGCTGGTAACAGATGCTTTCAAGCTGAAAAGGAAAGAACTGAAAAACCATTACCTCAACGACATTGAGAGAATGTATGGAGGCAAAtaa